In Desulfarculaceae bacterium, the following are encoded in one genomic region:
- a CDS encoding TAXI family TRAP transporter solute-binding subunit, with amino-acid sequence MPKKALLSFAAAALLALTAAWLALPGPAAAGKFYRVEARTTTFGGSSYVLGFGMCDLLNKYSDMVRGSVLESTGTPENIKVVGVDPKKRKRTFFTCSAEMFEAARAGKPPFTQVADKVKDIMVMCYQQSLAVAFITLDPNIKTLADLKGKRVATWPRGTTKYDMAYKFLGGAGKEVLDSVKWQYTGYAGYNDMILGKCDAAVSFCPQRGNGIYTTVPKLKELLSKRKVFFVTATPAMRKLSGKLYGPVYGATAIMPKGILGNGMPQQKVLCYNIVLAWAVYPQIPADVVYNILKTTFAHREQMKTYHSSAKAWTPESLGAYPAPKAQWHPGARKYFEENKLPYGEKYFDKVYAVE; translated from the coding sequence ATGCCCAAAAAAGCCCTTTTGTCCTTCGCGGCGGCCGCCCTGTTGGCCCTGACCGCCGCTTGGCTGGCCCTGCCCGGACCGGCCGCGGCCGGCAAGTTCTACCGGGTGGAGGCCCGCACCACCACCTTCGGAGGCTCCAGCTACGTCCTGGGCTTCGGCATGTGCGACTTGCTGAACAAGTATTCGGATATGGTGCGCGGCTCGGTGTTGGAGTCCACCGGCACTCCGGAGAACATCAAGGTGGTGGGCGTGGACCCCAAGAAACGCAAACGCACCTTCTTCACCTGCTCGGCCGAGATGTTCGAGGCGGCCCGGGCGGGCAAGCCCCCCTTCACCCAGGTGGCGGACAAGGTCAAGGACATCATGGTGATGTGCTACCAGCAGTCCCTGGCGGTGGCCTTCATCACCCTGGACCCCAACATCAAGACCCTGGCCGACTTGAAGGGCAAGCGCGTGGCCACCTGGCCCCGGGGCACCACCAAGTACGACATGGCCTACAAGTTCCTGGGCGGGGCGGGCAAGGAAGTCCTGGACTCGGTGAAGTGGCAATACACCGGCTACGCGGGCTACAACGACATGATCCTGGGCAAGTGCGACGCGGCGGTGTCCTTCTGCCCCCAGCGGGGTAATGGCATATACACCACCGTGCCCAAGCTCAAGGAGCTCCTGAGCAAGCGTAAGGTGTTCTTCGTCACCGCCACCCCGGCCATGCGCAAGCTTTCGGGCAAGCTCTACGGCCCGGTGTACGGCGCCACGGCCATCATGCCCAAGGGCATCTTGGGTAACGGGATGCCCCAGCAGAAGGTGCTGTGCTACAACATCGTGCTGGCCTGGGCGGTGTATCCCCAGATCCCGGCCGACGTGGTCTACAACATCCTCAAGACCACCTTCGCCCACCGCGAGCAGATGAAGACCTACCACAGCTCGGCCAAGGCCTGGACCCCCGAAAGCCTGGGCGCCTATCCCGCGCCCAAGGCCCAGTGGCACCCCGGGGCCCGCAAGTACTTCGAGGAGAACAAGCTCCCCTACGGCGAGAAGTACTTCGACAAGGTGTACGCGGTGGAGTAA
- a CDS encoding PAS domain S-box protein has protein sequence MARDKQEQRGAELEKALAALAESEARFRVTFEQAPVGIVQGDLTGRIRRANRRIGELFGYAPGDPSFLTLRLWECTHPDDVWTIERFKKLLTGEISDYTVEKRYLRRDGTEWWAKVRCSMARDDRGQPKYFIVIVEDITLAKAAEEQMEAMVAQRTSELEAANNALKVMLNHRAEEKRELEEKVAASVGSLVRPFLERLLASGLGPDQRALAEAVKSGVEEVTSPFARRLSSRLVGLTPKELEVARLVRDGKSSSEIASMLAIGENAVAFHRQNIRSKLGLKKQKMNLCSYLMSLTDG, from the coding sequence ATGGCGCGGGACAAGCAGGAACAGCGGGGGGCCGAGCTGGAGAAGGCCCTGGCCGCCCTGGCCGAGAGCGAGGCCCGCTTCCGGGTCACCTTCGAGCAGGCGCCGGTGGGCATCGTGCAGGGCGACCTGACCGGGCGCATTCGCCGGGCCAACCGGCGCATCGGCGAGCTGTTCGGCTATGCCCCCGGCGACCCGTCCTTTCTCACCCTGCGCCTGTGGGAGTGCACCCACCCCGACGACGTGTGGACCATCGAGCGCTTCAAGAAGCTGTTGACCGGGGAAATCTCCGACTACACCGTGGAGAAGCGCTACCTGCGGCGCGACGGCACCGAATGGTGGGCCAAGGTGCGCTGCTCCATGGCCCGCGACGACCGGGGCCAGCCCAAGTACTTCATCGTCATCGTGGAGGACATAACCCTGGCCAAGGCGGCCGAGGAGCAGATGGAGGCCATGGTGGCCCAGCGCACCTCCGAGCTGGAGGCGGCCAACAACGCGCTCAAGGTGATGCTCAACCACCGGGCCGAGGAGAAAAGGGAGCTGGAGGAAAAGGTGGCCGCCAGCGTGGGCTCGTTGGTGCGGCCGTTTCTGGAGCGCCTGTTGGCCAGCGGCCTGGGGCCGGACCAGCGGGCCCTGGCCGAGGCGGTGAAGAGCGGGGTGGAGGAGGTGACCTCGCCCTTTGCCCGGCGGCTCTCCTCCCGCCTGGTGGGGCTCACTCCCAAAGAGCTGGAGGTGGCCCGCCTGGTGCGCGACGGCAAAAGCTCCAGCGAAATCGCCTCCATGCTGGCCATCGGCGAAAACGCGGTGGCTTTCCACCGCCAAAACATCCGCTCCAAGCTGGGGCTTAAGAAGCAAAAAATGAATCTTTGCAGCTATTTGATGAGCCTGACCGACGGATAG